The genomic DNA GTAGAATTCAATTACGAAATTGGAGCTGCAGGTACTCCTGAACATTTTGCTGTATATTTCACAACAGATATTACAGATGAGTCTACTATTATTGCAGGAACTTTACTTGAAGAAACAAACACAATTGGTGGCACAACAGAAAACAGATCTGTTATTACAAGTGATTCTAACATAGTTGGACAAACAGGACATTTAGTATTTAGACATTTTAATACTACCGGTAACTCTTTAATTATGTTAGATACAATTAATATTATAGAGTCTATTAATTTTGTTGTACAAACAGAAGAAAACATAGCAAACCCAAGTACTATAAATGTTAACACAACGGGAACTGCTTATTCTTTTGACAATGCAACTGGAAACATTGTTGCAGGATTAGATAATACAGGTGGTTTTGATTATGGGTGTACAACTATAACTGTAACAAGAGACCAAACAATAGCAGGAGCTCCAACCGTATTACGCCCTGGTTCTACTGCTAACGAAGATAGAGTTATGGCTAAGACAATAAGTTTTACTCCTGAAAACACGAATACTTCTGGTCAAACTACACTTAGTTTCTACTTTACAAATGCTGAAATTACAGCATGGGAAACAATTACCGGAGAAAGTAGAAATAATTTATTTGCCTTTAGAGAAGGTACAAATGTATCTGAACCTGTTACTGTTTCAGATTTTAATGGAGACTACATTTTAACAGTGCCTTTCACTTCTGGAATTGATGGTAATTACTATTTTGGTAGACAATTTAACTTATCTACACCTTCGTTTGATTTAGAAAATTCAGTTTCTATTTTCCCAAATCCAACAAGAAACTCGTTAACAATTTCATCTAAAAACAACGAGATACCAAGTGAGTATAGTGTTTATAATATGCTAGGACAATTAATTACAAACAAGAAAATTAATACCGAAGCAGATTTAACATTAAATACTAGTGCTTTAAGCAATGGTGTGTATTTTATTAAGATTGCAAAAGATAATGCTGCAATAACTTTACGCTTTATTAAAGAGTAAATAACAGCACTTAAAATTATATTAAAGAGGATTTGAAGTCATTTCAATCCTCTTTTTTTATTTTTGCAAACTAAAGACAAAGCATTTGAAACCAAACGCGCTAGAAAACGAGCAAACAATTATTACAATAGGTACTTTTGACGGTGTACATATTGGACACCAAAAAATTATTAAAAGATTAATTGCTGTTGGTAGTAAAAAACATTTAAAACCAACGATACTAACATTTTTTCCACACCCTAGAATGGTGCTGCAAAAAGATGCTAATATTAAGCTCATTAATACCATGGATGAAAAAGCCTCTCTATTAGAAAGCTTAGGTATTAAAAATATGATTGTAGAAAAATTTACTCAAGAATTTTCACGTTTAACGGCTGAAGACTTTGTTGAAAAACTTTTAGTAAAAAAATTAAATGCTAAATATATAATAATAGGTTACGATCATCACTTTGGTAGAAACCGATCTGCTAATATTGATAATTTAATAGATTTTGGTAAAACCTATAATTTTGAAGTTGAAGAAATAACAGCTCAAGATATTAACGATGTTGCAGTAAGCTCTACAAAAATTAGAAATGCCTTAAATGAAGGCGATATAAAAACAGCAAACACGTATTTAGGCTACAACTTTATGCTAACTGGAACAGTAGTAAAAGGAAAAGGAATTGGTAAAACAATAAATTACCCTACAGCCAATTTAGAAATTACCGAAACCTATAAACTTATTCCAAAGCAAGGTGTTTACGTTATAAAATCTATTATAGAAGGTAAAACTGTTTTTGGCATGATGAATATTGGTACAAACCCTACAGTAGATGGTACATCTCAAACCATAGAAACACATTTTTTTAATTGGGACGTTTCACTTTATAATAAAACATTAAAAATTGAATTATTAGACAGACTTAGAGATGAACAAAAATTTGAATCTATTGAAGTTTTAAAAACTCAATTAAAAAAAGATCAAAACAAGGCATTACTTATTATAAAAAATTATGATTAACTCATTTCTTTTTAAACATATAGATAATAGTGCGCTTGTTGTCTTCAGGATTATTTTTGGTTTACTATGCTTTTTAGAATCTGTTGGTGCAATTTTTACCGGCTGGATAACACGCACTTTAGTAGAACCAAAATTTACATTCTCGTTTATGGGCTTTGGCTGGCTACAGCCATTATCAGGAAATGGTATGTACTTTTACTACGCAATTATGGGTGGTTTTGGTATTTTAATAATGCTAGGTTATAAGTATAGGTTTAGTGCATTGGCCTTTTGTTTAATGTGGTGCGGCGTATATTTTATGCAAAAATCCTCATATAACAACCATTACTACTTACTTGTTTTATTAAGTGCAATTATGGCTATTTTGCCTGCAAATCGCTATGCATCTTTAGATGTTAAATTAAACCCTAAACTTAAAGAAATTTCTATGCCTAGTTGGTGTAAGTGGATTTTTGTAATCCAGTTGTTTATACTTTACACTTACGCATCTAAAGCAAAATTATATCCAGATTGGATAGATTTAACTGTGCCAAAACTATTAATGAGAAGTAAAGCCAATTACCCAATTATTGGCGAGTTATTACAAAATAATTTTATGCCATATTTAGTAGCTTATGGTGGCATTTTATTTGACGGTTTAATTATACCTCTTTTACTTATTAAGGCTACAAGAAAGTACGCTTTTTTTGCTTCTATATTTTTTCATTTATTTAATTCTATTGTATTTCAGGTTGGTGTATTTCCATACCTATCCTTAGCATTTTGTTTATTCTTTTTTGAGCCTAAAGTAATTAAAAACATCTTTTTAAAACGAAAAGAGTTTTACTCTAAAAACGAAATTATTGTGCCTAACTATAAACCCGTTTTAGTAACACTTGGAGGCATTTATTTTATAATTCAAATAATACTACCTATTCGCCATCATTTTATTGAAGATAATGTTTTATGGACAGAAGAAGGCCACCGTTTATCTTGGCGCATGATGCTACGCTCTAAAAGCAGCAGAACAACTTATAAACTTGTTAATAATACTACAAAAAAAGAAACTGTTTTAAAATTAGACAAATACCTCTCTAAAAAACAAATACGCTCTGCTAGCTCTAAACCAGATGTTATGTGGCAGTTTTCACAACGGTTAAAAGAAGACTACAAAAACAAAGGCGAAGATATTTCTATATATATAAAAGCTTTTGTAAGTGTTAATGGTAAGCCACACAAACAATTAATAGACCCAAAAGTAGATATTGCAAATGCCAAGTATAACTACTTTACACATAATGATTGGATATTACCATCAAAATAGGTTTCTTTTTTATTTTACAACAAGCTAAATCTTACTACTTTTACCATTATTAAAAATATGTTTCAATTTGCGTTAAGGATTGAAAGGTTTGTTTGAGCTCCTCACAGAGAGCGAGCCTTGAAAGCCTGACCAAAAACAATGCTTTTTTAGCTTGTTTTTGGTAACGCCCAAAATAAAATTTATGTTACAAGTACCATTTATTAGAGATAACAAAGAGACTGTAATTGCTGGTTTAGCAAAACGCCACTTTGATGCTAAAGATTTAGTTGAACAAGTTATTGTTTTAGACGAAGAACGCCGTACGTTACAATCGAAATTAGACAATACTTTAGCTGAATCTAATGTTATTTCTAAAGAAATTGGGATTTTATACAAGTCTGGTCAAGGCGAAAAAGCTAACGCATTAAAAGAAAAAACGAGTGCTTTAAAAGAAAGTTCTAAAACACTTACCGAAGACTTAAACACAACCGCAGAAAAATTACAAAATTTATTATACCAACTGCCTAATGTACCACATGAGTCGGTACCTGCAGGAAAATCTGAAGAGGAAAACGAAGAAATTTTTAATGAAGGAGAAGTACCTAAGTTATTTGATGGCGCACAACCACATTGGGAATTAGCCAAAAAATATGATATTATAGATTTTGAGTTAGGTAATAAAATTTCGGGTGCTGGTTTTCCTGTTTATAAAGGTAAAGGTGCTAGATTACAACGTGCTTTAATTTCTTATTTTCTAGATAAAAATACAGCTGCTGGTTATACAGAGTATCAATTACCGCATCTAGTAAACGAGGCATCTTGTTATGGTACTGGACAGTTACCAGATAAAGAAGGGCAAATGTATCACGATTCTCGTGACGATTTATATTTAATACCAACTGCAGAAGTTCCTGGAACTAATGTTTTTAGAGATGTTTTATTAAACGAAAGCGATTTACCAATTGGTATTACTGGTTATACTCCTTGTTTTAGGCGTGAAGCTGGTAGTTATGGTGCACACGTGCGTGGTTTAAATAGACTGCACCAATTTGATAAAGTAGAAATTATACGTGTTGAGCACCCAGAAAACTCTTACAATGCCTTTTTTGGTATGGTAGAACATATTAAAAGTATTTTACGTGAGCTTAAATTACCTTATAGAATTTTAAAATTGTGTGGTGGTGACACAGGTTTTCCATCTGCTATGACTTACGATTTTGAAGTTTTTTCTACAGCTCAAGATCGTTGGTTAGAAATTTCTAGTGTATCAAACTTTGAAACTTACCAAGCTAATCGTTTAAAATTACGTTTTAAAAATAGTGACGGTAAAAATGAATTGGCTCACACTTTAAATGGAAGTTCGCTTGCATTACCTAGAGTTTTAGCTGGAATTTTAGAAAACTATCAAACTGAAAATGGTATTTCTATTCCAGATGTTTTAGTACCTTATACAGGATTTAAAAACATTCAATAATATTTTGTTTTAACAAATTTTATCGATTAAATGTTAAAAAAACACGTTGTTTAACGAATTTTACAGATAAATCTTTGCTGTTTTAATTTTAATTCTCAAATTTATATTGTTCTAAAACAGTATTGAGATGAAAAATATAAAACGTTTGTTCCTACTTGCAACGTTAGTAATAGTTGCAACAGTTGTTTTTTCTACGGAATATGACAAATTAAAATCTAAAATAAGCACAACTGCAATTGTGTCTAATAATTAACTATACTTAGTTTTTATATAAACCCCAATCGAGTATTTGAATCATTGTTAAATATATGATTAATAGCACATTTATTTAGATTGGCATGCCTGATTAATTTCAGGCATTTTTTTTGTCTAATTTTTTAATTTAATAACAATAGGCATAACATTTGTTATATTTACACAAACATTTGCTATGAGATTTTTACTTATTTTCACCTTTCTTTTAAGCTTTAATGCTCTTGCTCAAGACGATATTTTAGCTAGAGAATATTTTAAAAATGGAGATTTTGAAAAAGCTGCTACTACCTACAAAAAACTATATGCTAAAAACAGCAGAAATAAAACTTACCTTTTACAACTTGTAAAAGCTTACCAGCAATTAGAGAAATTTAAAGAAGCCGAAACATTATTACAAGACGAATTAACGCGTTACGAGTACCCACAACTTATTGTAGAATTAGGAAGAAATTACAGTTTACAAAACGACACTATTAATAGCAAGCTAAATTACGATAAAGCCATATTAACAATAGAAAAAAACCCAAACAACGCCTATGCCGTAGGTAGAAGTTTTGAAAATTATTCGTTATTAAATGAGGCTATAGTCACATACAATAAAGCCATGCAATTAAAGCCTCAACTAAACTTTAATATAAACTTGGCAAAAATTTATGGCGAGCAAGGCAATATTGAAAAAATGTTTAATAGTTATATTAATTTTTCTGAAATAAATGAAAATTATTTAAATACAGCTAAAAGAGAATTTAGTTCTTTTATTAGTGAAAATAAGGAAAACGAAAACAATATTATTTTAAGAAAAATACTATTAAAAAAAATACAAACCGCTCCAAACTTACTCTGGAACGATATGTTGAGCTGGCTTTTTATCCAGCAAAAAGAATACAAAAAAGCTTTTACACAAGAAAAAGCAATTTATAAACGAGAATTAGAAAGTTTAAATCGTGTTGAACAATTAGCAAACATTGCCTATAACCAAAAACAATTAAACGTTGCAAAACAAATCTATACTTTTATTGTAGAAAACACTCAAGAAATAGATATACAAATAAATGCAAATTACAACCTATTAAAAATTGAAACAGAACAAGCCAAAGAAAAAGACTACCAAATAATAAACAATAAATACCTTAAGCTTCTAGAAAAATACGGTAAAACCTCTAGAACTGTAAACTTACGTGTTGCTTATGCTCATTTTTTAGCATTTAATTTAGATAAATCAAGAGATGCTGTTGCTTTTTTGAAAGAAAGTTTAAATATTAATTATAGCAGTTACCAATTAGCGCAATTAAAATTAGAATTAGGAGATATACTAGTTTTAGAAGAGAAGTTTAATGAAGCATTAATCTATTACACACAAATTCAACGTGCTTTAAAAAACACCAAAATCTCACAATTAGCAAGATTTAAAGTAGCAAAAACAAGTTATTATAAAGGTGATTTTAAATGGGCAGAATCTCAGCTTAAAATTTTAAAAAAATCTACATCTCAACTAACAGCTAATGACGCATTAGACTTAAAGCTACTTATAAGTGATAATAAACAAGGAGACTCTTTACAAACTGCATTAAAAAAATATGCAAAAGCAGATTTACTTGCTTTTCAAAACAAAAAAAATCAAGCTATTACAATATTATCAAACATTATACAAGAGCATAAAACCGAAACCATTATACCTCAAGCTTTATTAAAACAGGCACAGTTATTTGAAGACAAAGCAGACTTTGAAAAAGCAAAGTCTAATTACCTTCAAATTATTTCAAATTATACAGATGGTATTTTAATAGACGATGCCATCTTTGCTCTTGCAGAGATCTATAATAACCAATTACAACTACCAGAAAAAGCTAAAGAACTTTACGAACGCATAATATTTAACCATGCAGATAGTATTTACTTTGTAGACTCACGCAAAAAATACAGAGCATTAAGAGGTGACAGTATAAATTAGGAAAAGCTTAAACATTGCAGTTTTTCTTCAATTCCTTTTTAAAATCCTACCTTTGCAAAAACTCTTTTTTCAATACAATTTTTAAGGAATGATTATATACAACGTCACAGTTAATATAGATAATAGTGTGCACGAGCAATGGTTAACTTGGATTAAAGAACATATTCCACAAGTACTTGCAACAGGTAAATTTTTAGAAGCAAAACTTACCAAGGTTTTAGTAGAAGAAGAAATGGGTGGCGAAACCTACTCTATACAATACAGAGCACATTCTCGCGAATCTCTAGATGCCTACTATAAAGAAGACGCAGATCGCTTAAGAACCGAAGGTTTAAAACTATTTGCCGACAAGATGCTTGCTTTTAGAACAGAGCTAGAAGTTATAGATGAATATGCTGTAAACTTTAAATAAAATATAGCAAACCACAACTTAGTATTTAAACTAAAAAATTTAAAACAGCTACCAATGACCAAGAAAAAACACAATCCGCACCAAGTAAAAGCAAAAAAGTTTTTAGGTCAGCACTTTTTAGAAGACGAAAGCATAGCAGAACAAATAGCAGACGCTTTATCACTTGAAGGCTATAAAAAAGTATTAGAAATTGGTCCTGGAATGGGTGTTTTAACCAAGTATTTATTAAAAAAACCTGTAACAACCTATGTTATAGAAATAGATACCGAAAGTGTAGAATATCTAAAAAATAATTATCTAAACCTTGCACCAAGAATTTTAGAAAAAGATTTTTTAAAATACGATGTTAGCGAAACCTTTGGAGACGAACCTTTTGCAATTAGCGGTAACTTTCCATACAACATATCTACACAAATTGTATTTAAAACCTTAGAGCTAAGAGATCAAATACCAGAGTTTTCTGGAATGTTTCAAAAAGAAGTTGCCCAGCGCATTTGCTCTAAAGAAGGCAGTAAAGTATACGGTATACTCTCTGTATTAACACAAGCATTTTATAATGCAGAATATTTATTTACCGTACCACCAACAGTATTTAATCCACCACCAAAAGTAGACTCAGGAGTATTAAAACTTACACGTAAAAAAAACTATAGCTTACCATGCGACGAAAAACTATTTTTTAGAGTGGTAAAACAAGCATTTCAGCAACGTAGAAAAACATTACGTAACAGTTTAAAAACATTCGAATTGAGTGATAATTTAAAAGCAAATGTTATATTTGGCAAGCGACCAGAACAACTCGATGTTCAAGCCTTTATTGAGCTTACAACATTAATTGAAAACGACACCAAAAACGAGTCTATTTAGTGGAAGAACAAGAAGAAAATATCCAATTTAAAATAAGCGATGCGCTTATAACTAGTGTAGAACAATTAGTAGATGCTAAAAATGATAACGCCATTTTAGAACTATTAAATGAATATCACCATGCGGATATAGCCGAAATTCTTGAAGACCTAAATACAGAGCAATCCAGCTACATTATTAAATTATTAGATAGTGAAAAAACATCCGAAATCCTTATGGAAATGGATGAAGATGATCGAGAGAAAATCTTAGCAACACTATCTACAAAAGAAATTGCAGAAGAAATCGAAGAACTCGATACCGATGATGCTGCAGATATGATTGCCGAGCTTCCCGAAGAACGACAAGAACAAGTAATTGCACAAATTGAAGACCAAGAGCACAAAGCTGAAATTCAAGAACTATTAACTTACGACGAAGATACAGCTGGTGGTTTAATGGCAAAAGAATTAGTGCGAGTAAACGAAAACTGGACCGTTACAGAATGTGTACGCGAAATGCGCGCACAAGCCGAAAACGTAACAAGAGTTCACTCTATTTATGTAGTAGATGGTAATGAGAAGTTAATAGGACGACTCTCACTAAAGGACTTACTTATGGCATCGCCAAGAGCGCACATTTCTACAGTATACATACCAAAAGTAGATTATGTAGACGTTAACGAAGAAGCCGAAGAAGTAGCTAGAATAATGCAAAAATACGATCTAGAAGCCATTCCTGTAGTAGACGAAAACAAAGTATTAATGGGTAGAATTACCATTGATGATATTGTAGACGTTATACGAGAAGAAGCAGATAAAGATTACCAACTAGCAGCAGGTATAACACACGATGTAGAGGCAGACGATAGTATTTTACAACTAACCCGAGCAAGACTACCATGGCTATTTCTAGGTCTAATAGGAGGAATTGGAGCATTTGTAATCATGTACTTTTTTGAAGGCAGACTACCAGAACAAGCCGTAATACTATTTTTATTCACACCATTAATAGCCGCAATGGCAGGAAATGTAGGAGTACAATCAAGCGCCATAATAGTGCAAGGTTTAGCAAACGACGATGTAAAAGGCAGTATAAATAATAGATTAGTAAAAGAAATGCTTCTAGCCGCGTTAAACGGTGTAGTATTATCTATATTTCTATTTCTATTTGTGTTCGCATGGGAACAAAACTTTAAGCTCGCATTAGCCATATCAGTATCACTAGTAGTAGTAATAATAATCGCCGGATTAATAGGCACATTTATACCGCTATTTCTAGACAAAAGAGGCGTAGATCCAGCCATAGCAACAGGACCATTTATCACCACAAGTAACGATATTTTTGGTATAGTAATCTATCTATTGATATCAAAATCAATATTAGGCTTTTAGTATTAAAAGTAAAATATTTGGGCGTTTCCTTTTTTCTCTTCGTACCTCAGGTAAAAACGTCAGGCTTTCGCAAGTCGCTCTCTGCGAGGAGCTCCAACAATTGCTCAATCCTTAACGCAAAACTTTGTAACTTTAAACACAATTAACTGCATTTAAAGATTATGAAACCAATAAACATAAGCCAAAAACACACCCTATTTACAAAACAATGGCATCCACACCGCATTGCAACAGTAGATAATATGCAAGTACTACTAGCAAAACTAAAAGGAGAATTTGTTTGGCATAGCCATGATAATGAAGATGAGCTTTTTCAAGTAATAAAAGGCACACTATACATGCAATTTAGAGACAGAACCCAGGTTGTAAATCAAGGAGAAATAATTGTAGTACCAAAAGGAGTAGAACATAATCCTACAACAAAAAATAATGAAGAAGTACACGTGTTACTATTCGAAAAACTAAGTACATCACATACCGGAAAAGTAAAACACGACAAAACACAAACCAACTATCCAGAAATTTAAAATAAAGAGCATCACTAGTAAAATGAAGATATTACATATAGATAGCAATCACCCATTATTAATAAATCAACTTAATGCCTTAGGCTTTACAAATCATGAGAATTATGTAGATTCAAAAGAAAACATTCAAAAAAGCATTCATGAGTACGATGGTTTTATAATAAGAAGTAGATTTAGTATAGATAAAGCCTTTATAGATTCAGCAACAAATCTAAAATTTATAGGTCGTGTAGGTGCAGGATTAGAAAATATAGATTGTGATTATGCAGAGCAAAAAGGCATAACACTTATTGCAGCACCAGAAGGAAATAGAAATGCTGTTGGAGAACACAGTTTAGCAATGCTATTATCTTTATTTAATAAGCTAAACAAAGCAGATCGAGAAGTAAGAAACGGGCAATGGCTGCGTGAAGACAACCGAGGTTTAGAGTTAGATGGTAAAACCGTAGGTATAATAGGTTATGGTAATATGGGTAAAGCCTTTGCAAGAAAACTACGCGGTTTTGATGTTAACGTTTTATGCTACGATTTAAAAACAAACATTGGAGACAGTAACGCAACGCAAGTAAACTTATCACAACTTCAAGAACAGGTAGATGTATTAAGCTTACACACACCAGAAAACCCATCAACCATAAACATGGTAAATACAAATTTTATAAATGCATTTAAAAAACCATTTTGGTTAATAAATACAGCACGCGGTAAAAGTGTAGTTACAAAAGATTTGGTAACCGCATTACAATCTGGAAAAATATTAGGTGCAGGATTAGATGTTTTAGAATACGAAAAATCATCATTCGAAAATTTATTTACTAGCAATAATATGCCAGAACCATTTAAGTATTTAATTAAGTCTCAAAATGTTATTTTATCGCCACACGTTGCAGGTTGGACAATAGAAAGTAAAGAAAAACTAGCACAAACTATAGTTAACAAAATTCAAGAAAAATTTTGCTAACTTTAAACAGATTAAACATAAATTATAATGACCTCAAAAGCAAAAACACCAGAAGAGTATATAGCACAACTCCCAGAAGATAGAAAAGCACCTGTTACAAAATTACATAATCTAATAAAAAAGCACATGCCAAAAGGTTTAGAGTCGGGAATAGGTTATGGTATGTTAGCATATTATGTACCAAAAACTATTTATCCAAACGGTTACCATTGCAAACCATTTCCACCTCTACCATTTATAAATCTAGCATCACAAAAAAACTACATAGCACTTTACCACTCTGGAGTTTATGCTAACAAAGAATTGCACGATTGGTTTGTAAACGAATACCCTAAACACAGTAAATACAAGTTAGACATGGGAAAAAGCTGTATTAGGTTTAAAAAACCAGATGCTATACCTTACGATTTAATACAAGAGTTGTTAGGTAAAATAACTGTAAAAGAGTGGATTGAGATTTATGAGAAAACTATAAAAAAATAGATATTAATTAATAATATTTAAAAAAAGGAAATGAAAAAAAGAGTAACAGGAATTGGTGGATTATTTTTTAAAACAAAAGATCCAAAAGCCTCAAAAGATTGGTATAAAAAGTATCTAGGTTTTAATACAGACGATTACGGTAGTACATTCTGGTGGAAAGATAAAGACGGTAATGACTGTTCAACACAATGGTCACCATTTAGTGAAGACACTAAATATTATGAGCCTTCTAAAAAAGACTTTATGTTTAATTACCGTGTGGAAAATTTAGTAGAATTACTAGCAACTTT from Lacinutrix sp. 5H-3-7-4 includes the following:
- a CDS encoding bifunctional riboflavin kinase/FAD synthetase → MKPNALENEQTIITIGTFDGVHIGHQKIIKRLIAVGSKKHLKPTILTFFPHPRMVLQKDANIKLINTMDEKASLLESLGIKNMIVEKFTQEFSRLTAEDFVEKLLVKKLNAKYIIIGYDHHFGRNRSANIDNLIDFGKTYNFEVEEITAQDINDVAVSSTKIRNALNEGDIKTANTYLGYNFMLTGTVVKGKGIGKTINYPTANLEITETYKLIPKQGVYVIKSIIEGKTVFGMMNIGTNPTVDGTSQTIETHFFNWDVSLYNKTLKIELLDRLRDEQKFESIEVLKTQLKKDQNKALLIIKNYD
- a CDS encoding 2-hydroxyacid dehydrogenase; translation: MKILHIDSNHPLLINQLNALGFTNHENYVDSKENIQKSIHEYDGFIIRSRFSIDKAFIDSATNLKFIGRVGAGLENIDCDYAEQKGITLIAAPEGNRNAVGEHSLAMLLSLFNKLNKADREVRNGQWLREDNRGLELDGKTVGIIGYGNMGKAFARKLRGFDVNVLCYDLKTNIGDSNATQVNLSQLQEQVDVLSLHTPENPSTINMVNTNFINAFKKPFWLINTARGKSVVTKDLVTALQSGKILGAGLDVLEYEKSSFENLFTSNNMPEPFKYLIKSQNVILSPHVAGWTIESKEKLAQTIVNKIQEKFC
- a CDS encoding cupin domain-containing protein; translated protein: MKPINISQKHTLFTKQWHPHRIATVDNMQVLLAKLKGEFVWHSHDNEDELFQVIKGTLYMQFRDRTQVVNQGEIIVVPKGVEHNPTTKNNEEVHVLLFEKLSTSHTGKVKHDKTQTNYPEI
- the mgtE gene encoding magnesium transporter, with the protein product MEEQEENIQFKISDALITSVEQLVDAKNDNAILELLNEYHHADIAEILEDLNTEQSSYIIKLLDSEKTSEILMEMDEDDREKILATLSTKEIAEEIEELDTDDAADMIAELPEERQEQVIAQIEDQEHKAEIQELLTYDEDTAGGLMAKELVRVNENWTVTECVREMRAQAENVTRVHSIYVVDGNEKLIGRLSLKDLLMASPRAHISTVYIPKVDYVDVNEEAEEVARIMQKYDLEAIPVVDENKVLMGRITIDDIVDVIREEADKDYQLAAGITHDVEADDSILQLTRARLPWLFLGLIGGIGAFVIMYFFEGRLPEQAVILFLFTPLIAAMAGNVGVQSSAIIVQGLANDDVKGSINNRLVKEMLLAALNGVVLSIFLFLFVFAWEQNFKLALAISVSLVVVIIIAGLIGTFIPLFLDKRGVDPAIATGPFITTSNDIFGIVIYLLISKSILGF
- a CDS encoding HTTM domain-containing protein, translating into MINSFLFKHIDNSALVVFRIIFGLLCFLESVGAIFTGWITRTLVEPKFTFSFMGFGWLQPLSGNGMYFYYAIMGGFGILIMLGYKYRFSALAFCLMWCGVYFMQKSSYNNHYYLLVLLSAIMAILPANRYASLDVKLNPKLKEISMPSWCKWIFVIQLFILYTYASKAKLYPDWIDLTVPKLLMRSKANYPIIGELLQNNFMPYLVAYGGILFDGLIIPLLLIKATRKYAFFASIFFHLFNSIVFQVGVFPYLSLAFCLFFFEPKVIKNIFLKRKEFYSKNEIIVPNYKPVLVTLGGIYFIIQIILPIRHHFIEDNVLWTEEGHRLSWRMMLRSKSSRTTYKLVNNTTKKETVLKLDKYLSKKQIRSASSKPDVMWQFSQRLKEDYKNKGEDISIYIKAFVSVNGKPHKQLIDPKVDIANAKYNYFTHNDWILPSK
- a CDS encoding tetratricopeptide repeat protein: MRFLLIFTFLLSFNALAQDDILAREYFKNGDFEKAATTYKKLYAKNSRNKTYLLQLVKAYQQLEKFKEAETLLQDELTRYEYPQLIVELGRNYSLQNDTINSKLNYDKAILTIEKNPNNAYAVGRSFENYSLLNEAIVTYNKAMQLKPQLNFNINLAKIYGEQGNIEKMFNSYINFSEINENYLNTAKREFSSFISENKENENNIILRKILLKKIQTAPNLLWNDMLSWLFIQQKEYKKAFTQEKAIYKRELESLNRVEQLANIAYNQKQLNVAKQIYTFIVENTQEIDIQINANYNLLKIETEQAKEKDYQIINNKYLKLLEKYGKTSRTVNLRVAYAHFLAFNLDKSRDAVAFLKESLNINYSSYQLAQLKLELGDILVLEEKFNEALIYYTQIQRALKNTKISQLARFKVAKTSYYKGDFKWAESQLKILKKSTSQLTANDALDLKLLISDNKQGDSLQTALKKYAKADLLAFQNKKNQAITILSNIIQEHKTETIIPQALLKQAQLFEDKADFEKAKSNYLQIISNYTDGILIDDAIFALAEIYNNQLQLPEKAKELYERIIFNHADSIYFVDSRKKYRALRGDSIN
- a CDS encoding VOC family protein; amino-acid sequence: MKKRVTGIGGLFFKTKDPKASKDWYKKYLGFNTDDYGSTFWWKDKDGNDCSTQWSPFSEDTKYYEPSKKDFMFNYRVENLVELLATLKEEGVTIVGEMEEYEYGKFGWILDNDGNKIELWEPIDQAFK
- a CDS encoding DUF1801 domain-containing protein, with product MTSKAKTPEEYIAQLPEDRKAPVTKLHNLIKKHMPKGLESGIGYGMLAYYVPKTIYPNGYHCKPFPPLPFINLASQKNYIALYHSGVYANKELHDWFVNEYPKHSKYKLDMGKSCIRFKKPDAIPYDLIQELLGKITVKEWIEIYEKTIKK
- the serS gene encoding serine--tRNA ligase, whose translation is MLQVPFIRDNKETVIAGLAKRHFDAKDLVEQVIVLDEERRTLQSKLDNTLAESNVISKEIGILYKSGQGEKANALKEKTSALKESSKTLTEDLNTTAEKLQNLLYQLPNVPHESVPAGKSEEENEEIFNEGEVPKLFDGAQPHWELAKKYDIIDFELGNKISGAGFPVYKGKGARLQRALISYFLDKNTAAGYTEYQLPHLVNEASCYGTGQLPDKEGQMYHDSRDDLYLIPTAEVPGTNVFRDVLLNESDLPIGITGYTPCFRREAGSYGAHVRGLNRLHQFDKVEIIRVEHPENSYNAFFGMVEHIKSILRELKLPYRILKLCGGDTGFPSAMTYDFEVFSTAQDRWLEISSVSNFETYQANRLKLRFKNSDGKNELAHTLNGSSLALPRVLAGILENYQTENGISIPDVLVPYTGFKNIQ
- the rsmA gene encoding 16S rRNA (adenine(1518)-N(6)/adenine(1519)-N(6))-dimethyltransferase RsmA translates to MTKKKHNPHQVKAKKFLGQHFLEDESIAEQIADALSLEGYKKVLEIGPGMGVLTKYLLKKPVTTYVIEIDTESVEYLKNNYLNLAPRILEKDFLKYDVSETFGDEPFAISGNFPYNISTQIVFKTLELRDQIPEFSGMFQKEVAQRICSKEGSKVYGILSVLTQAFYNAEYLFTVPPTVFNPPPKVDSGVLKLTRKKNYSLPCDEKLFFRVVKQAFQQRRKTLRNSLKTFELSDNLKANVIFGKRPEQLDVQAFIELTTLIENDTKNESI
- a CDS encoding DUF4286 family protein, with amino-acid sequence MIIYNVTVNIDNSVHEQWLTWIKEHIPQVLATGKFLEAKLTKVLVEEEMGGETYSIQYRAHSRESLDAYYKEDADRLRTEGLKLFADKMLAFRTELEVIDEYAVNFK